CCGAGCGCGGCGACCGCGGCCGCGCCCTTGTCGTCGTTGAGGTCGAACAGCGCGACCTTGCCGCCGTCGGCGACGATGCGTTGCGCGACCGCCAGGCCGAGTCCGGAAACGCCGCCGGTGACCACCGCGCGGATATCGGCAAGCTGCATTGGGTGTTCCCTCCCAGGAAAGGGCGCATTTTAGCTGACGCGCCTGAAGGCGGGCGACCGGGACCGGGGACCAGGGACCCGAAGAAGGTTTCTCGGGAAGGCCTCGTTGTTACCAGCGCTGTTGGCACGGTCGAGCGGAGCAAGCGTGCTGCTCGGTTCGGCGTTGGCGACCGCGCGAACCGGCTGGATCGCCTCGCTGTGCATGCACGGCAAATGGCGGGGGTACAGGAAGAGCGCGCGAAGAAGGGCGCTGCTGATGCGGCGCGCCCGCGGCGCCGATGGCTTGCGGTTACGCCGCCGCCAGCGCCTGGCCGACCTTGCTGCCGTTCGGCCGGCCGAGTTTCTGCGCCAGCCAGCGCCCGGTCGCGGCCAGCGCATCCAGGTCGATGCCGGTGTCCACGCCGCTGCCGTGCAGCAGGTAGACCACGTCCTCGCTGGCCACGTTGCCGCTGGCGCCCTTGGCGTAGGGGCAGCCGCCGGCGCCGGACACCGCCGCATCGACCACGCGCACGCCTTCTTCCAGGCACGCGGCGATGTTGGCCAGGGCCTGGCCATAGGTGTCGTGGAAATGCACCGCCAGCGCCGCCATCGGCAGCTCGGCGGCGACCGCGCGCAGCATCGCCCGCGCCTTGGTCGGGGTGCCGACGCCGATGGTGTCGCCCAGCGAGATCTCGTAGCAGCCCATCGCGTGCAGTTGCCGCGCCACCCGCACCACGTCGGTCAGCGGCACCGCGCCCTGGTAGGGGCAGCCGAGCACGGTGGAGACGTAGCCGCGCACCTTGACCCCGTCGGCCGCGGCGCGCGCCAGCACCGGGGCGAAGCGCGCCAGCGATTCGTCGATGCCGGCATTGGTGTTGGTGCGGTTGAAGGTCTCCGAGGCGGCGGTGAACACCGCGACCTCGCGCACGCCGACCGCCGCGGCGCGCTCGTAGCCCTGCAGGTTCGGCACCAGCACCGGATAGTCCACGCCCGGCGCCGGCACGATGCCGGCATAGACCTCGGCCGCGTCGGCCAGCTGCGGCACCCACTTCGGGCTGACGAAGCTGGTCGCCTCGATGCTGCGCAGGCCGGTACGCGACAGCTGCGCGATCAGTTCGATCTTGTCGGCGGTGGCGACCCAGGCCTTCTCGTTCTGCAGGCCGTCGCGCGGCCCGACTTCCACCAGGCGGACGAAGTCGTTCATCGGCTATGACGGTGGCGCGGCGCGCACGCCGATGCCGGCTGGGCATGGCGCGCGAGGCAGGGCGGAAGCGGCGAATCGGCGGTCACGGGCGATCCTTGGAGCGAATGGCTGGGCGCCGTTGCGTGAACGGCGCAGGCTGGGCGAAGTACGGTGGCCACCGGGCGAGGCCTCAGGCGCCCGCCGGCCGGTGGCAGACGGCCTCGATGTTGTGCCCGTCCGGATCCAGCAGGAAGGCGCCGTAGTAATTGGGGTGGTAATGCGGCCGCAGCCCGGGCGCGCCATTGTCGCGACCGCCGGCGGCCAGCCCGGCGCGATGGAACGCATCCACCTGGGCGCGGTCGCCGGCGACGAAGGCCAGATGCAGCGCGCCGACGGCGCTGGTGGCGCCATCGGTCAGCCAGACGCTGGGTTTGCCGTCGCGGCCGAAGCCGATGTGGCGGCGGTCGCCGGTCTGCTCTGCGCTCACCTCCATCACGATGTCCAGCCCGAGCGCGGCCAGCGCGGCGCGATAGAAAGCCAGGCTGCGCTCCAACTCGACGCAGCGCAGGCCGATGTGGTCGAGCGGGCTCACCAGAATCCCACCCAGTTCGGGTCGCGCTTGTCCAGGAACGCGCTGAGTCCTTCCTGGCCTTCGGCCGAGACCCGCAGCCGCGCGATCAGCGCGGCGTTGTCGCGGTCCAGCGTGGCGCTGTCGCCGCCCGCGGCGACCCGGCGCACCAGCGCCTTGGCGCCGGCGGCGGCGAGCGGGCCGGCCTGGCCGAGCAGTTCCACCTGGCGCTGCACCGCCGCGTCCAGCGCGGCCGGCGCCACCGTCTGGTGCACTAGGCCGATCTGGGTGGCGGTGGCCGCGTCGAACGCCTCGGCGCTGGCGAACCAGCGCCGCGCCTGGCGCGCGCCGATCGCGGCGATCACGTAGGGCGAGATCACCGCCGGCAACAGGCCCAGGCGGCTCTCGCTGAGCGCGAAGCGGGCGTCGGTGGCGGCCACGGCGATGTCGCAGCAGGCCACCAGCCCGACCGCGCCGCCGAAGG
This sequence is a window from Xanthomonas sp. CFBP 8443. Protein-coding genes within it:
- a CDS encoding VOC family protein, giving the protein MSPLDHIGLRCVELERSLAFYRAALAALGLDIVMEVSAEQTGDRRHIGFGRDGKPSVWLTDGATSAVGALHLAFVAGDRAQVDAFHRAGLAAGGRDNGAPGLRPHYHPNYYGAFLLDPDGHNIEAVCHRPAGA
- a CDS encoding enoyl-CoA hydratase-related protein; this encodes MSDALLLERSGKVLTLRLNRPEVRNAFDAALIAQLTAALQQAGTDPKVKVVVLAGAGPAFSAGADLQWMRSMANASEAENLADALALAQLMRTLDELPKPTVARVHGATFGGAVGLVACCDIAVAATDARFALSESRLGLLPAVISPYVIAAIGARQARRWFASAEAFDAATATQIGLVHQTVAPAALDAAVQRQVELLGQAGPLAAAGAKALVRRVAAGGDSATLDRDNAALIARLRVSAEGQEGLSAFLDKRDPNWVGFW
- a CDS encoding hydroxymethylglutaryl-CoA lyase, with the protein product MNDFVRLVEVGPRDGLQNEKAWVATADKIELIAQLSRTGLRSIEATSFVSPKWVPQLADAAEVYAGIVPAPGVDYPVLVPNLQGYERAAAVGVREVAVFTAASETFNRTNTNAGIDESLARFAPVLARAAADGVKVRGYVSTVLGCPYQGAVPLTDVVRVARQLHAMGCYEISLGDTIGVGTPTKARAMLRAVAAELPMAALAVHFHDTYGQALANIAACLEEGVRVVDAAVSGAGGCPYAKGASGNVASEDVVYLLHGSGVDTGIDLDALAATGRWLAQKLGRPNGSKVGQALAAA